A part of Acidimicrobiales bacterium genomic DNA contains:
- a CDS encoding YggS family pyridoxal phosphate enzyme — protein MGRRLAVLRERIAGAGGDPERVRIVAVTKGFGVEAARVALALGLVDLGENYAQELLAKAAGLAAGVDQGGPRPRWHFIGRLQGNKVKGLAPFVALWQTVDRPSLVTELARRAPGSAVLVQVNVSGEPRKGGCAPDDAPGLVAALRDQGLAVRGLMAVGRTGPPELARPGFAALAALADRLGLPERSMGMSADLEAAVCEGATIIRVGEALFGPRPAAAVARH, from the coding sequence GTGGGGAGACGGCTCGCCGTGCTCCGCGAGCGGATCGCGGGAGCCGGCGGCGACCCCGAGCGGGTTCGCATCGTTGCGGTCACCAAGGGCTTCGGGGTCGAGGCGGCCCGGGTGGCGCTGGCCCTCGGGTTGGTGGACCTGGGCGAGAACTACGCCCAGGAGCTCCTCGCGAAGGCGGCCGGCTTGGCGGCCGGGGTGGACCAGGGTGGCCCGCGCCCGCGCTGGCACTTCATCGGCCGGTTGCAGGGAAACAAGGTGAAGGGGCTGGCCCCGTTCGTCGCCCTGTGGCAGACGGTCGACCGGCCGTCGCTCGTGACCGAGCTTGCCCGGCGGGCGCCGGGCTCGGCCGTGCTCGTGCAGGTGAACGTGAGCGGCGAGCCCCGGAAGGGTGGGTGCGCGCCCGACGACGCACCCGGGCTGGTGGCGGCGCTGCGAGACCAAGGCCTTGCGGTCCGGGGGCTCATGGCCGTGGGGCGAACCGGCCCGCCCGAGCTCGCCCGGCCCGGGTTCGCGGCGCTGGCCGCTCTGGCCGACCGGCTCGGCCTGCCCGAGCGATCGATGGGCATGTCCGCTGACCTCGAGGCGGCGGTGTGCGAAGGGGCGACGATCATCCGCGTCGGCGAGGCGCTGTTCGGCCCCCGTCCCGCAGCCGCGGTGGCGCGGCACTAA
- a CDS encoding YggU family protein, which translates to MTVTADGIVLSVHAQPGAGRSQVSGRHGRALKVRVAAPPEGGRANEALAGVLAELFGVKPARVRLLSGASSRSKRFLLEGVSADEVTVVLERELAPKASRRRGDRP; encoded by the coding sequence ATGACCGTGACCGCTGACGGGATCGTGCTGTCCGTGCACGCGCAGCCCGGGGCAGGCCGCTCCCAGGTGAGCGGCCGGCACGGCCGGGCGTTGAAGGTCCGTGTGGCCGCGCCGCCCGAAGGTGGTCGCGCCAACGAGGCGCTCGCCGGCGTGCTCGCCGAGCTGTTCGGGGTGAAGCCCGCTCGGGTCCGGCTGCTGTCGGGTGCGTCCAGCCGGTCGAAGCGCTTCCTGCTGGAGGGTGTCAGCGCCGACGAGGTCACGGTCGTCCTCGAGCGGGAGCTGGCTCCGAAGGCCTCGCGTCGCCGCGGCGATCGGCCTTGA
- a CDS encoding isoleucine--tRNA ligase, with translation MPFGPVDPQLDLVALEQRVLARWREHGIVERVRRHRAGATPWIFYEGPPTANGRPGLHHVWARVFKDLYPRFQTMRGHDVPRKGGWDCHGLPVEIEVEKELGLTSKHEIEAYGVAEFNQRCRESVQRYVEDWSSLTVRSAVWIDTADAYWTLSNDYIESVWWLVRQMWDRGLLYEGHRVSPYCPRCGTALSSHEVAQGYQDVVDPSVYVRFPLSGAGAPDADLLVWTTTPWTLLSNVACAVGAGLDYVRLRGAAPGRDLVLAEVALPRLFGDVEGGEVVERYRGDELVGWRYQRPFDTLPLGEGGERVVAGEFVSTEDGSGIVHLAPAFGEDDAEVGRAEGLPTLNPVGASGTFDHTVPWLDGTFVKDADRRVIDDLAARGLLVREVPYEHAYPHCWRCGTPLIYWAKTSWFARTATRRDELLRENERIGWHPTHLKHGRFGKWLEGNVDWALSRDRYWGTPLPVWRCPAGHDTCIGSVAELSELAGVDLAGLDLHRPFVDSVTLACPVDDCGAPARRLSPVLDAWFDSGSMPSAQMHYPFADEAAFGAAFPADFICEAIDQTRGWFYSLLAVNTLVFDSTPYLNVVCLGHIVDEQGQKMSKSRGNVIDPWDVFDRFGADALRWYFFSAGQPWSPRRVFEEGIRETTRRTLLTLWNVYAFLTTYADLEGWVPDPSAAPPTHLLDRWVLSELDDTVATMTAALDGFDALTAATRLGRFVDDLSNWYVRRSRPRFWKAADRAAHATLHECLVTTARLLAPFCPFIADEIDTTLTGGDSVHLADWPTPAGRHDPALADRMDAVRRLVALGRAARTDAKVRVRQPLRRALLLHPGSELDDDARREIADELNVKALEDIDTLSGLVSWTVVPNFRVLGPRLGPKVSAVKAALAEVDGAAIQRALETDGWVEVTGERLTAADVEVRADRHQDFALAQDGPWAVALDLDLDDALRVEGTARELVRAVNDLRKSLGLHLSDRIRLGLCGGDRVSAAVAEHGPWIAAEVLAVELALQPDADLDLDLDVEPTRASIEVVER, from the coding sequence ATGCCCTTCGGACCCGTCGACCCCCAGCTCGACCTCGTCGCCCTCGAGCAGCGGGTGCTGGCCCGCTGGCGCGAGCACGGCATCGTCGAGCGGGTGCGGCGGCATCGGGCCGGCGCCACGCCCTGGATCTTCTACGAGGGTCCCCCCACCGCCAACGGCCGCCCCGGCCTGCACCACGTGTGGGCGCGCGTCTTCAAGGACCTGTATCCGCGATTCCAGACGATGCGCGGCCACGACGTGCCCCGGAAGGGCGGGTGGGACTGCCACGGGCTGCCCGTCGAGATCGAGGTCGAGAAGGAGCTGGGGCTCACCTCCAAGCACGAGATCGAGGCGTACGGGGTCGCCGAGTTCAACCAGCGCTGCCGCGAGTCGGTGCAGCGCTATGTCGAGGACTGGAGCTCGCTCACGGTCCGCTCCGCGGTGTGGATCGACACCGCCGACGCGTACTGGACGCTCTCGAACGACTACATCGAGTCGGTGTGGTGGCTCGTCCGCCAGATGTGGGATCGGGGTCTTCTCTACGAGGGCCACCGGGTCTCGCCCTACTGCCCCCGCTGTGGCACGGCGCTCTCGTCCCACGAGGTCGCTCAGGGCTATCAGGACGTCGTCGATCCGTCCGTCTACGTGCGCTTCCCCCTCTCGGGAGCGGGCGCGCCCGACGCCGACCTGCTGGTCTGGACCACGACGCCCTGGACCCTGCTCTCCAACGTCGCCTGCGCGGTGGGCGCCGGTCTCGACTACGTGCGGCTCCGGGGCGCGGCACCGGGCCGCGACCTGGTGCTCGCCGAGGTCGCCCTCCCCAGGCTGTTCGGCGACGTCGAGGGCGGGGAGGTGGTCGAGCGCTACCGCGGCGACGAGCTGGTGGGGTGGCGGTACCAGCGGCCGTTCGACACCCTTCCCCTCGGCGAGGGCGGCGAGCGCGTCGTGGCCGGCGAGTTCGTCAGCACCGAGGACGGCTCCGGCATCGTGCACCTCGCACCCGCATTCGGCGAGGACGACGCCGAGGTGGGGCGGGCCGAGGGTCTCCCCACGCTCAACCCGGTCGGCGCGTCGGGCACCTTCGACCACACCGTCCCCTGGCTCGACGGCACCTTCGTCAAGGACGCCGACCGGCGCGTCATCGACGACCTGGCCGCTCGCGGCCTGCTCGTTCGCGAGGTCCCCTACGAGCACGCCTACCCGCACTGCTGGCGGTGCGGCACCCCGCTGATCTACTGGGCCAAGACCTCCTGGTTCGCCCGCACCGCCACCCGTCGCGACGAGCTGCTGCGTGAGAACGAGCGGATCGGCTGGCACCCCACGCACCTCAAGCACGGCCGGTTCGGCAAGTGGCTGGAGGGCAACGTCGACTGGGCGCTGAGCCGCGACCGCTACTGGGGCACCCCACTGCCGGTCTGGCGTTGCCCGGCCGGGCACGACACGTGCATCGGGTCGGTCGCTGAGCTGTCCGAGCTCGCCGGCGTCGACCTCGCCGGACTCGACCTGCACCGCCCCTTCGTCGACTCGGTCACCCTCGCCTGTCCGGTCGACGACTGCGGAGCGCCGGCCCGCCGCCTCTCCCCGGTGCTCGACGCCTGGTTCGATTCGGGCTCCATGCCCTCGGCGCAGATGCACTACCCGTTCGCCGACGAGGCCGCGTTCGGCGCCGCCTTCCCCGCCGACTTCATCTGCGAGGCCATCGACCAGACCCGTGGCTGGTTCTACTCGCTGCTCGCCGTGAACACGCTGGTGTTCGACAGCACGCCCTACCTGAACGTCGTCTGCCTCGGCCACATCGTCGACGAGCAGGGCCAGAAGATGTCGAAGTCGCGCGGCAACGTCATCGACCCGTGGGACGTGTTCGACCGATTCGGGGCCGACGCGCTCCGCTGGTACTTCTTCTCGGCGGGCCAGCCCTGGTCACCCCGCCGGGTGTTCGAGGAGGGCATCCGCGAGACCACCCGCAGGACGCTCCTCACCCTCTGGAACGTCTACGCCTTCCTCACCACCTACGCCGATCTCGAGGGCTGGGTGCCCGATCCGTCGGCTGCGCCGCCGACGCACCTGCTCGACCGGTGGGTGCTGTCCGAGCTCGACGACACCGTCGCCACCATGACGGCCGCCCTCGACGGGTTCGACGCGCTCACTGCCGCCACGAGGCTCGGGCGCTTCGTCGACGACCTCTCCAACTGGTACGTGCGCCGCTCGCGGCCCCGGTTCTGGAAGGCCGCCGACCGGGCCGCGCACGCCACGCTCCACGAGTGCCTCGTCACCACCGCGCGGCTCCTGGCCCCGTTCTGCCCGTTCATCGCCGACGAGATCGACACCACGCTCACGGGGGGCGACTCCGTGCACCTGGCCGACTGGCCGACTCCCGCCGGCCGCCACGACCCCGCCCTCGCCGACCGCATGGACGCCGTCCGCCGCCTGGTGGCGCTGGGTCGGGCCGCCCGCACCGACGCCAAGGTGCGGGTGCGCCAGCCCCTGCGGCGGGCGCTGCTGCTCCACCCCGGCAGCGAGCTCGACGACGACGCCCGCCGAGAGATCGCCGACGAGCTGAACGTGAAGGCTCTCGAAGACATCGACACCCTCTCCGGGCTGGTCAGCTGGACCGTCGTGCCGAACTTCCGCGTGCTCGGACCACGGCTCGGGCCCAAGGTCAGCGCCGTCAAGGCCGCCCTGGCCGAGGTCGACGGGGCCGCGATCCAGCGGGCGCTCGAGACCGACGGCTGGGTCGAGGTCACCGGCGAGCGCCTCACGGCGGCCGACGTCGAGGTGCGCGCCGACCGCCACCAGGACTTCGCCCTGGCCCAGGACGGCCCGTGGGCCGTCGCCCTCGACCTGGACCTCGACGACGCGCTCCGCGTCGAGGGCACCGCTCGCGAGCTGGTTCGCGCGGTCAACGACCTGCGCAAGTCGCTCGGCCTGCACCTCAGCGACCGCATCCGCCTGGGTCTGTGCGGAGGCGACCGGGTCAGCGCCGCGGTCGCCGAGCACGGCCCGTGGATCGCCGCCGAGGTCCTGGCCGTGGAGTTGGCGTTGCAGCCCGACGCCGACCTCGACCTCGACCTCGACGTCGAGCCGACCCGTGCGTCGATCGAGGTCGTCGAGCGCTGA
- a CDS encoding RluA family pseudouridine synthase — protein sequence MSDRPAEAGGLLPPALDDERLDRVVAFLADVSRAEAAALVAGGAVLVDGRPVTTRAARVAAGSEVRVALPPRHDRPAVAPDPSVLVPLVYVDDEVIVVDKPAGLVVHPGAGHAQGTLVQGLLARFPELAGVGDPDRPGLVHRLDVGTTGLLVVARTSAAHASLVGQLARREVTRRYLALVWGHLTEAAGLVDAPIGRARRDPTRMAVSSQGRAARTRYEAVRAFRDPVAVSLLSCRLETGRTHQIRVHLAAIGHPVVGDRRYGGQRASLPAPRPLLHAAELAFDHPRTGERCTFTARAPADLEQVLEALR from the coding sequence GTGAGCGACCGCCCGGCCGAGGCCGGCGGGCTCCTCCCGCCGGCGCTCGACGATGAGCGCCTCGACCGGGTCGTGGCCTTCCTGGCCGACGTCAGCCGGGCCGAGGCCGCAGCGCTGGTGGCCGGCGGAGCGGTGCTGGTGGATGGCCGCCCGGTGACGACCCGGGCCGCCCGGGTGGCGGCCGGCTCAGAGGTCCGTGTGGCCCTTCCCCCGCGCCACGACCGCCCGGCGGTGGCGCCCGATCCCAGCGTGCTCGTGCCCCTCGTGTACGTCGACGACGAGGTGATCGTGGTGGACAAGCCTGCGGGCCTGGTGGTGCACCCGGGCGCCGGCCACGCTCAGGGGACCCTGGTGCAGGGGCTCCTGGCCCGCTTCCCGGAGCTCGCGGGTGTGGGCGACCCCGACCGTCCAGGGCTGGTCCATCGCCTCGACGTGGGCACCACCGGCCTGCTGGTGGTGGCCCGCACGTCGGCCGCCCATGCCTCGCTGGTCGGCCAGCTGGCCCGACGAGAGGTGACCCGGCGGTACCTCGCCCTGGTGTGGGGGCACCTGACCGAGGCGGCGGGTCTGGTCGATGCCCCGATCGGGCGGGCGCGGCGAGACCCGACCCGCATGGCCGTCTCCAGCCAGGGGCGAGCGGCCCGGACGCGCTACGAGGCGGTGCGGGCCTTCCGTGACCCGGTGGCGGTGAGCCTTCTGTCGTGCCGGCTCGAGACGGGCCGCACGCACCAGATCCGGGTCCACCTGGCCGCCATCGGCCACCCGGTCGTGGGCGACCGTCGCTACGGCGGCCAGCGCGCCAGCCTGCCGGCGCCCCGCCCGCTCCTCCACGCCGCCGAGCTGGCCTTCGACCACCCCCGCACTGGGGAGCGGTGCACGTTCACGGCTCGGGCACCCGCCGACCTCGAGCAGGTGCTCGAGGCGCTCCGCTAG
- a CDS encoding YggT family protein, whose translation MAILCQIVVVYTYAIFARIILSWFPVSGQGVFASVYQFLVTITEPLLGPIRRVLPPIGIGGMGLDLSPIIAVLLLQLVVVRILC comes from the coding sequence GTGGCCATCCTCTGTCAGATCGTCGTCGTCTACACGTACGCGATCTTCGCCCGCATCATCCTGAGCTGGTTCCCGGTGTCCGGCCAGGGCGTGTTCGCGAGCGTCTACCAGTTCCTGGTCACCATCACCGAGCCGCTCCTGGGGCCGATCCGGCGCGTCCTGCCGCCGATCGGGATCGGTGGGATGGGCCTCGACCTGTCGCCGATCATCGCGGTCCTGCTGCTGCAGCTCGTGGTCGTGCGGATCCTCTGCTAA
- a CDS encoding laccase domain-containing protein has translation MTPSALRAAWTAAVAGGVVRVRFTGRAEGDLAVTGPEAALRERRAAVVDVPWTWLRQVHGAAVVVVDVPGAHAGATADAAVTTVPGAALAVHTADCAPIALVSADGVIAAVHAGWRGLEAGVVAAAAGAMRGLGAGRIEALVGPCIGPECYEFGAGELDRLAARFGPTVRARTTAGRPALDLPAAVRVALAEVDVVVRGQAGQAPACTACRADECFSHRARGEGERQALVMWLEASDR, from the coding sequence GTGACGCCCTCCGCCCTCCGGGCGGCGTGGACGGCCGCCGTGGCCGGCGGCGTGGTGCGGGTGCGCTTCACCGGGCGGGCCGAGGGGGATCTGGCGGTGACGGGCCCCGAGGCGGCCCTGCGCGAGCGCAGGGCCGCCGTCGTCGACGTGCCCTGGACCTGGCTCCGGCAGGTGCACGGGGCCGCGGTCGTCGTGGTCGACGTGCCCGGTGCCCACGCCGGCGCGACCGCCGACGCGGCGGTGACGACGGTGCCCGGAGCGGCCCTCGCCGTCCACACGGCCGATTGCGCGCCCATCGCCCTGGTGTCGGCGGACGGGGTGATCGCAGCGGTGCACGCCGGCTGGCGGGGCCTCGAGGCGGGGGTGGTCGCTGCGGCAGCGGGAGCGATGCGGGGCCTGGGGGCGGGACGGATCGAGGCGCTCGTCGGCCCGTGCATCGGCCCCGAGTGCTACGAGTTCGGCGCCGGTGAGCTCGACCGGCTCGCGGCGCGGTTCGGCCCGACCGTGCGGGCCCGCACCACTGCCGGCAGGCCCGCGCTCGACCTGCCTGCCGCCGTGCGGGTCGCGCTGGCCGAGGTCGACGTGGTGGTGCGGGGCCAGGCGGGGCAGGCCCCCGCCTGCACCGCGTGCCGGGCCGACGAGTGCTTCTCCCACCGGGCCCGGGGTGAGGGAGAGCGCCAGGCGCTCGTGATGTGGCTGGAGGCGTCGGACCGGTGA
- a CDS encoding DivIVA domain-containing protein has product MDLTPKLLHDVEFREKWRGYDPDEVDAFLERVAQGVDSLLARANEADERAARAERRSQESGETDETLRRTLVLAQRTADAAVAEAEERAHALVTEAESTATRLVAEAEARAAELHADIDGQVRQRLVEAEERARTLVAETEAEVRRQADEARQRLHQEIASLEQARESLRLQSSTLERHLADQRERLAVTVTELQRVLNDPAALRGAAALSGAATATAGVEPVPGGFDAVPRPDDAVAPAPSAPAEPAQAGVEPPSDEPPMPEGLPGVGAASEGLAPVEISAAGAAEEPTGEVELPLPPLGWPTPVVAAAGGDAGYVVPLAEPAAELFVPPGLEVPDATPAAPPSVRPPLSVVPPLAERERAPIAPAVEQPAPDPVTARATAGADLAGSATQEVPLVHLDAAAADDDPFLAELRRAIVDPEPLGPRDDLPADDDDLSFFDQDRVDQQRWGGRLRRRR; this is encoded by the coding sequence ATGGACCTCACGCCGAAGCTGCTCCATGACGTCGAGTTCCGTGAGAAGTGGCGTGGCTACGACCCCGACGAGGTCGATGCGTTCCTCGAGCGCGTCGCCCAGGGGGTCGACTCGCTGCTGGCGCGGGCGAACGAGGCCGACGAGCGGGCCGCTCGGGCCGAGCGCCGGTCGCAGGAGTCCGGTGAGACCGACGAGACCCTCCGTCGCACCCTCGTGCTGGCCCAGCGCACCGCCGACGCCGCCGTGGCCGAGGCCGAGGAGCGGGCGCACGCCCTGGTGACAGAGGCGGAGTCGACGGCCACCCGGCTCGTGGCCGAGGCCGAGGCCCGTGCTGCCGAGCTGCACGCCGACATCGACGGCCAGGTCCGCCAGCGCCTCGTCGAGGCCGAGGAGCGGGCCCGCACGTTGGTGGCCGAGACCGAGGCCGAGGTTCGGCGCCAGGCCGACGAGGCACGCCAGCGCCTGCACCAGGAGATCGCGTCGCTCGAGCAGGCCCGCGAGTCCCTGCGCCTGCAGAGCAGCACGCTCGAGCGCCACCTCGCGGACCAGCGGGAGCGGCTGGCCGTCACCGTGACCGAGCTGCAGCGGGTGCTCAACGACCCCGCGGCCCTGCGCGGCGCAGCGGCGCTGTCGGGGGCCGCCACGGCCACGGCAGGGGTCGAGCCCGTCCCGGGGGGGTTCGACGCGGTCCCGCGACCCGACGACGCGGTGGCGCCGGCGCCATCCGCCCCGGCCGAGCCGGCCCAGGCCGGCGTCGAGCCACCGTCGGACGAGCCGCCGATGCCCGAGGGGTTGCCCGGTGTGGGCGCTGCGTCCGAGGGGCTCGCCCCCGTGGAGATCTCCGCGGCAGGAGCCGCCGAGGAGCCCACCGGCGAGGTCGAGCTGCCCCTGCCGCCGCTCGGCTGGCCGACACCGGTGGTGGCCGCAGCCGGTGGCGACGCGGGCTACGTGGTGCCCCTCGCCGAGCCGGCGGCCGAGTTGTTCGTGCCGCCCGGGCTCGAGGTCCCCGACGCCACCCCCGCGGCACCCCCGTCGGTGCGGCCCCCGCTGTCGGTCGTCCCACCGCTGGCCGAGCGGGAGCGAGCTCCGATCGCGCCGGCGGTGGAGCAGCCCGCACCGGACCCGGTCACGGCCCGCGCCACGGCCGGAGCCGATCTGGCTGGGTCGGCCACGCAGGAGGTGCCCCTGGTGCACCTCGACGCCGCCGCCGCCGACGACGACCCGTTCCTCGCCGAGCTCCGCCGGGCGATCGTCGACCCCGAGCCCCTCGGTCCGCGCGACGATCTCCCGGCCGATGACGACGACCTGTCGTTCTTCGACCAGGACCGGGTGGATCAGCAGCGTTGGGGGGGCCGGTTGCGCCGGCGCCGCTGA
- the sepF gene encoding cell division protein SepF — protein sequence MASMWRKAMIYLGLGPDDEYDDFEEAQPRAQPPRRQPAAVRAEAGPEPVESGGSVRTITPVPVAASPVERSTVTARPTPGPVVRPIAPQVSARPQVLSPTSFNQAQEIADRFKEGLPVIVNMQSLDRDLARRLIDFASGLCYGLSGHMERVAQSVYLLTPSNVEVSAEEKRRLQERGLHD from the coding sequence ATGGCATCCATGTGGCGCAAGGCCATGATCTATCTCGGACTCGGTCCGGACGACGAGTACGACGACTTCGAAGAGGCCCAGCCGCGCGCCCAGCCGCCCAGGCGCCAGCCCGCCGCGGTCCGCGCCGAGGCGGGGCCCGAGCCGGTCGAGTCGGGGGGGTCGGTCCGCACGATCACGCCCGTGCCGGTGGCGGCGTCGCCGGTCGAGCGATCGACCGTCACCGCTCGGCCGACGCCCGGCCCCGTGGTGCGGCCCATCGCCCCGCAGGTCTCGGCCCGGCCGCAGGTCCTGTCGCCGACCTCGTTCAACCAGGCCCAGGAGATCGCCGACCGCTTCAAGGAGGGGCTGCCGGTCATCGTCAACATGCAGAGCCTCGACCGCGACCTGGCCCGGAGGCTGATCGACTTCGCCAGCGGGCTCTGCTACGGCCTCAGCGGGCACATGGAGCGGGTGGCCCAGAGCGTGTACCTGCTCACCCCGTCCAACGTCGAGGTCTCCGCCGAGGAGAAGCGCCGCCTGCAGGAGCGCGGGCTGCACGACTGA
- a CDS encoding TraR/DksA C4-type zinc finger protein, with protein sequence MTRASRSTGAAKAPAKAAKPPVKAAKPAVKAAKPAVKAPAEAAKAPAKVVKAPAKAAKPAVKAPAKAAKPAVKAAKPAVKAPAKAAKAAKPAVKAPAKAVKAPAKPPVKAAKAPAKAAAKTAKPAVKAARPPAKAPARRASPFDAKFLEQQRKLLLEERARNLRNAERFQAEYDALAAEFEPGDVQFDDESGEGDTLSVERERDLALSQAARQAIDEIDRALAKFDLGTYGVCEVSGGPIPKERLRAIPWARERVEYKAGGLGRR encoded by the coding sequence ATGACTCGTGCGAGCAGGTCCACAGGGGCGGCCAAGGCTCCGGCCAAGGCGGCGAAGCCCCCGGTGAAGGCGGCGAAGCCCGCGGTGAAGGCGGCGAAGCCTGCGGTGAAGGCTCCGGCCGAGGCGGCGAAGGCTCCGGCCAAGGTGGTGAAGGCTCCGGCCAAGGCGGCGAAGCCTGCGGTGAAGGCTCCGGCCAAGGCGGCGAAGCCCGCGGTGAAGGCGGCGAAGCCTGCGGTGAAGGCTCCGGCCAAGGCGGCCAAGGCGGCGAAGCCTGCGGTGAAGGCTCCGGCCAAGGCGGTGAAGGCTCCGGCGAAGCCCCCGGTGAAGGCGGCGAAGGCTCCGGCGAAGGCGGCGGCCAAGACGGCGAAGCCTGCGGTGAAGGCGGCGAGGCCTCCGGCCAAGGCTCCGGCCCGTCGCGCCAGCCCGTTCGATGCCAAGTTCCTCGAGCAGCAGCGCAAGCTCTTGCTCGAGGAGCGCGCGCGCAACCTCCGCAACGCCGAGCGCTTCCAGGCCGAGTACGACGCCCTCGCGGCCGAGTTCGAGCCGGGCGACGTGCAGTTCGACGACGAGTCGGGCGAGGGCGACACGCTGAGTGTGGAGCGCGAGCGCGACCTCGCCCTGTCCCAGGCGGCTCGCCAGGCGATCGACGAGATCGACCGGGCCCTGGCCAAGTTCGACCTCGGCACATACGGAGTGTGCGAGGTCTCGGGCGGGCCCATTCCGAAAGAGCGCCTGCGGGCGATACCGTGGGCTCGTGAGCGGGTCGAGTACAAGGCCGGTGGCCTCGGGCGACGCTGA
- the ftsZ gene encoding cell division protein FtsZ: MAGNPQNYLAVIKVVGIGGGGVNAVNRMIDAGLKGVEFIAVNTDAQALLMSDADVKLDIGRELTRGLGAGSDPEVGRQAADAHRQEIEEVLKGADMVFITAGKGGGTGTGAAPVVAEVSKSLGALTIGVVTRPFAFEGRRRAVQAESGIQKLKEKVDTLIVIPNDRLLTVSNEKTSVLNAFKMADEVLLQGVQGITDLITTPGLINTDFADVKMIMSNAGSALMGIGHGAGEGRAQAAARAAISSPLLEASIDGARGILLSIAGGSDLGLFEVNEAAEIIHGVAHPDANIIFGAIIDDAMGDEVRVTVIAAGFDRWDGGREKEEPAERGFGGDLFGPEDDDLDLGRDDDFDVPSFLK; this comes from the coding sequence ATGGCCGGCAACCCGCAGAACTACCTCGCGGTGATCAAGGTCGTCGGCATCGGCGGCGGCGGGGTGAACGCTGTCAACCGGATGATCGATGCCGGCCTCAAGGGCGTGGAGTTCATCGCCGTCAACACCGACGCCCAGGCCCTGCTCATGAGCGACGCGGACGTGAAGCTCGACATCGGGCGGGAGCTCACCCGCGGCCTGGGGGCGGGCAGCGACCCGGAGGTCGGCCGACAGGCCGCCGACGCCCACCGCCAGGAGATCGAGGAGGTGCTGAAGGGGGCCGACATGGTGTTCATCACGGCCGGCAAGGGCGGTGGCACCGGCACCGGGGCGGCCCCGGTCGTCGCGGAGGTCTCCAAGAGCCTCGGCGCTCTCACCATCGGCGTGGTGACGAGGCCGTTCGCCTTCGAGGGGCGCCGGCGGGCCGTCCAGGCCGAGTCCGGCATCCAGAAGCTGAAGGAGAAGGTCGACACGCTGATCGTCATCCCCAACGACCGGCTGCTGACCGTCTCGAACGAGAAGACGTCGGTGCTCAACGCCTTCAAGATGGCCGACGAGGTCCTCCTCCAGGGCGTCCAGGGCATCACCGACCTCATCACGACGCCCGGTCTCATCAACACCGACTTCGCCGACGTGAAGATGATCATGAGCAACGCCGGGTCGGCCCTGATGGGGATCGGCCACGGTGCCGGCGAGGGGCGGGCCCAGGCCGCGGCCCGTGCCGCCATCTCGAGCCCGCTGCTCGAGGCCTCGATCGACGGCGCCCGGGGGATCCTGCTGTCGATCGCCGGCGGCTCCGACCTCGGGCTGTTCGAGGTGAACGAGGCGGCCGAGATCATCCACGGCGTCGCCCACCCCGACGCCAACATCATCTTCGGGGCCATCATCGACGACGCCATGGGTGACGAGGTCCGGGTGACCGTGATCGCGGCCGGCTTCGACCGCTGGGACGGCGGGCGCGAGAAGGAGGAGCCGGCCGAGCGCGGCTTCGGCGGCGATCTGTTCGGACCGGAGGACGACGACCTCGACCTCGGGCGTGACGACGACTTCGACGTCCCGTCATTCCTCAAGTAG
- the lspA gene encoding signal peptidase II, translating into MALVAGVAIAVVIVDQLTKWWALTALDDRIVSVAWTLRLNLAFNKGSAFGLGPGLAPFIAVAALAIVVILLRSGRHRQSLPGAVAVGLVLGGAIGNLLDRAFRSGDGFLQGGVVDFIDFQWWPIFNVADTAIVIGGILLVLGGLREPAPPPSPG; encoded by the coding sequence GTGGCGTTGGTGGCGGGGGTGGCCATCGCCGTCGTGATCGTCGACCAGCTCACCAAGTGGTGGGCGCTCACGGCCCTCGACGACCGGATCGTCTCCGTGGCGTGGACGCTCCGGCTGAACCTGGCCTTCAACAAGGGCAGCGCCTTCGGGCTCGGTCCGGGCCTGGCGCCGTTCATCGCCGTGGCGGCTCTCGCGATCGTGGTGATCCTGCTGCGCTCCGGGCGTCACCGCCAGAGCCTTCCCGGCGCGGTGGCGGTGGGTCTGGTGCTGGGGGGAGCGATCGGCAACCTGCTCGACCGCGCCTTCCGCTCGGGCGACGGCTTCCTGCAGGGCGGCGTGGTCGACTTCATCGATTTCCAGTGGTGGCCCATCTTCAACGTGGCCGACACGGCCATCGTGATCGGTGGGATCCTGCTGGTGCTCGGCGGGCTGCGGGAGCCCGCACCCCCTCCCTCGCCGGGGTGA